The sequence TGATACTTCGATGTTTTTCTTGATCAGATCGGCGGCAGCCTCGAACACGAAGTGATCGTTTTTTTCACCACCTGTCAGGTCTTTGATCCCCGAGCCATAGTGGAAAATATTCGGTTTTTTTATCACTCCTTTGATCGAATCACGACCGTCACCCAAGTACCACAAGGTATTTTTGTTTTCCCCGGCAACGCCTACTACTGCGCCGGGCATATCCTTGGTAACGCCGTCGCTAGCATCAATAGTGTCGTCCCCACCGCGTATTACGGGTACGTTTTCCGTTTGCCAAGAGTCTATTTTCGTCCACCAGTTGCGCTTCCAGACTTGCGTGGGAACGAGATCAACTTCAAACGAGCCATTGACGACGGCTTCGGTGGAATCCTTTAGCTGAACGTCGAGCAATCTGCGAGCATTGCGTTTTAGCTGTTCCGTGTGCTGGATCAGGGTTCTTGCCTGGTTGTAGCGGTCCTTGACGCCTTGCTCGACGTCCCACATGCAGAATGAAAGGAAGCCTGAGCGCCACCGCTCACCCAGGGTCAGTTCAATGTAGTCATCAATGTCATCGACAATGCGCACCGCGCCATACACCTGTGATCCGATTGCCAGAAACGCACCGAACAAAAGGCCCGCCGGACCCACAAAAGACAATCCTGCCATTGCCGCTGTACCGAGGATAACGGTCATGGCCGCGCTGGTGATGCTCAACCCGGCGCTGATGTAATGATCCATGGCTTCTTTGCCGGTGGCATTGCTTGCTGCCTTCAGGGAGTTGACGGTGGTGTACACATCAAATGGCAAAGTCAGCGCCCCGCCAATCAAGCCACCGGATCGACTCAACCTCAGCGCAAACCTGGTTTTGGCGAAATCCTTGAAAGCATTTTTTCCGGCCGCCAGCATCTCGTTGGCAATCTTGCTGACGCCAACGTCAACGGCGATAGAGCCAATTTCCGAGGCAACACCTGTGGCGTTGATTACAACCTCTTTGGTATCGCCGGATTTCATCGCAACCAATATTCCGCGCAATCCCGTGTATATCCCGAATGCCTGGAGTCCGACACTGGAGCCGACTGTCAAGTGGGCCTTTACCGAGGCGACCCAGCGCCGAGTATTGTTTGGTAGTTGCGTGTGCTGCAAATCCAGCTTCTGCGCAGAGCTCAGAAGCTTCTCGATTTTGCTGCGGTAGTTTCCAGGATCAACCTCGATTGATGATGTTTCTCGGGTTATGTTTGGGGCGGTTATCGGGCGGTGGCTGGCCATGTCGAACAGCAAAGAAGGCAATAGATAAATATCGTAACCCGTCGCGGACTTCATATGATGTGCGATATCGCTGGCGCTGAATTGTAACGAGTTGATGAATGAGCGCTTGGGAATGCGGAAGAATGTGTTTGTGCCGTTCAGCGGGTGCCCGTCAATTGTCGCACCCAAGGCGTCGAGGGATACCCGTGTTATCGATATCTCGCCAATTTGTATTGGCCCGAACACCGAGTCGTTAGTTCTTAACTGTTCGATTTTTCGCTTTTGAGGCTGGTCCAGTGGCTTGTCGGAATTGCTGTTGATATCGATGGTTGAATCAGTATGTTTGTTCGACTCGGCGTGCATATCGGTAATGACGACTGCATCACTGTCTATTAAAGCTTCGCTTATCAGGGTGGCCATTTGAACTTCCTTGTTCTGGCGGGTGGGAAAAGCAGGCCGAGATAGTACGGGGGACGTACGAGGAATGTATATAAACGGGTTGTTGCGGTGTATTGCATATCAAAGGCATGCAATTACTGTCGGGGGAATCTGTAGTGCGCGATGCCGATCGGTCGTGGAGAACACCAGCCAGACTCGGAACTTTCAAGTCTGGCTGGCTGCAGCCAAGTAACAATCAGTCAAACAACCATTCAAATGCCTCAGTGACTGCTGAGTAACGATGCTGCCCCAGCGCCGCCGAACAAACCGGCGCTGATCCGGTTAAACCAGCTCTGTCCTTTGCCGCTGCGCAGATAACGCGCGGCACCGTGGGCGCCCAGACCGTAGGCCAGTTTGCACAGCAGATCCAGCAGGGTCCAGGTTACGATCATCACCAGCAGTTGTGGCAGGAATGGTTGCTCGGCACTGAGAAACTGCGGCAGAAACGCGGCGAAGAACAGGATGTCTTTGGGGTTGCTGGCACCGAGCACGAAAGCGCGTCCGAACAACGCGCGAAAACGTGGCACAGGCGCGGCTTGCGGCACGTCAGCGCCGACTGCTGGCTGACGCGATTGTTGCCAGCTCTGCCAGGCGAGGTAGAACAGATACAGTGCGCCGACGATTTTCAGCACGCTGAAGAGTTGCTCCGAGGCCAGCAGCAATGCGCCAAGGCCCAATGCCGATGCACTGAGCAGACAGATCGAAGCCGTCACGCCGCCGAGAAATGCCGGGTAGGAACGACGCAAACCGTAATTCAGACTGTTGCTGATCATCAGCAACGACAGTGGCCCCGGAATCAGGATCACCACCAATGCAGCACCGCTGAACAGCAGCCAGGTTTCCAGACTCATCACTTTGCTCCTTTCTATTGTTATCAAGATGCACAAAAGCCCCACCCGCAAAGGTGAGGCTGTTTGGAAACCTGAACCGCGTAGCGCTTACAGGAAAATGAACTTGGCGATGAAGATCGCGCAGAGCACCCACAGGCTGACGGAGATTTCCTTGTACTTGCCGGTACCGGCCTTCAACGCCACGTAGGTGATGAAGCCCAGCGCGATGCCGTCGGCGACCGAGAAGGTCAGCGGCATCATGATTGCGGTCACGATGGCCGGGATCGCATCAGTGGCTTCGTCCCATTCGATGTGGGCCATGCCGCCCATCATCAGCATCGCAACGTAGATCAGTGCACCGGCGGTGGCGTAAGCGGGAATCATGCCGGCCAGCGGTGCGAAAAACATCGCCGCTATAAATAGCACACCTACAGTGACGGCGGTAAGACCAGTCCGACCACCAGCGGCCACGCCGGCAGCACTTTCCACATAGCTGGTGACTGGAGGCACACCGACCACGGCGCCGAAAACGCTGGAGGCACTGTCGGCTTTCATGGCGCGGGAGAGGTTTTCGATACGGCCATCAGCGTTGACCAGATTGGCGCGCTGGGCCACGCCCATCAGGGTGCCGGCGGTGTCGAACATGTGCACAAAGAGGAAGGCCAGCACCACGCTGATCATGCTGACGTTGAACACGCCGGCGACGTTCATGGCCATGAAGGTCGGCGCCAGACTCGGCGGCGTCGACATGATCCCTTCGTAGTGCACGATGCCCAGGCCCCAACCGGCGAGGGTCACGGTGATGATGCTGATGAGGATCGCGCCGAATACACGGTGATAGCTGAGGATTGCAATCATCAGGAAGCAGATGGCCGCTAGCAGCGGGCCGGGTTCACGCAGGGAGCCGAGTTTGATCAGCGTCGCCGGACTGTCGACGACGATGCCTGCGGTTTTCAGACCGATCAGGCCGAGGAACAGACCGACACCGGCGCCCATCGCAAAACGCAGACTGACTGGAATACTGTTGAGCAGCCACTCGCGAATCCGTGAGAAGGTCAGGATCATGAACAACACGCCCGAGACAAACACCGCACCGAGCGCGGTTTCCCAGTTGTAGCCCATGGTGCCGACCACGGTGTAGGTGAAGAACGCGTTGAGGCCCATGCCCGGCGCCAAACCCACCGGCCAGTTGGCGTAGAGGCCCATCAACAGGCAGCCCAATGCAGCGGCGATACAGGTGGCGACGAAGGCTGCACCGTGATCGATCCCGGCATCGGCCATGATGTTCGGGTTGACGAAGATGATGTAGGCCATGGTGATGAAGGTTGTCAGACCGGCAATCAGCTCGGTCTTCACCGTGGTGCCATGCAAGCTGAGTTTAAACAGACGTTCCAGCAAGCCACTGCGTAATGGTGGCGAGAGGTCCAGCGTCGATGCTTCGGATTTGCGGCTTTCCACAGCGAGTACTCCTCAAGAGTTTTATTGTTATTTCCAGGGCCGGACCCATGAGGGGTGGCAGCGGCCCTTTGAGGCATACGCGAATTTGTTGACCATGCGGTCAGGAACTCGCACGCTGTGGATTATGCTTTTGTGTACAAATAAAGCAAATATTGTTTTTGGTTTTGTTTACGAAAGTTCCGTCGATAGCGATATATCGCCTGTACTGGCCCCTTCGCGAGCAGGCTCGCTCCCACATTTGAAATGCGTTCCCCTGTGGGAGCGAGCCTGCTCGCGAAGAGGGCGCACCTGTCAGTCGAGATGTGTCTGACTGTTCCCCAATGCCAGATTCACCGCCAACCAGCCATTCACCGCCGCCTCCCCAGCCTCGGCGAACACCCGCTCCAGCAACTTCACCTGCTCACGCCGCAAAGCCTGCTCAAACTTCGCGCCTTCTGCCGTCAACTCCAGCAGGCGCTTACGCTTGTCGGCCTCGGACGCCACGCTGTCCACCAAATGCATTTCCTGCAACTGCCGCAACGGCATGTTCAGCGCCTGCTTGCTCACACCGAGCAATGCCAACAACTCCTTCACGCTCAAGTTCGGATACCGCGCGATGAAAAACACAATGCGTTGATGCACTCGGGAGAGGCCGCGCCGCTCGAGCATTTCATCAGCCTTGGCGGTGAACGCCTGATAGCCGAAGAAAAAAGCTTCCATCGCCTGTTGCTGACTGGAGGGGTTTTTAAGGTCAAGCATGTTGACGTACTCGCTCAAGCTGTCGTAATTTCAGTCAACCAGTTTGACTCATATTTCACACGCCTCGCTACCGGTGACTTCCATGGCTTTTTCCGAACGTGTCTCGCGCCTTAAAAGTTCTTTGATTCGTGAAATCCTTGCCGCCGCCCAGCGCCCGGAAGTCATGTCGTTTGCGGGCGGCTTGCCCGCCGAAGCCATGTTGCCGAAGGTCGAGTGGGCCGAAATGCCGCTGTCGCTCGGCCAATATGGCATGAGCGAAGGCGAGCCGGCATTGCGCGAAGCCTTGGCCGCGGAGGCGAGGGCGCTTGGCCTGGAATGTCAGGCGAGTCAGGTTCTGGTGGTCAGCGGTTCCCAGCAAACCCTCGATCTGGCGGCCAAGCTGTATATCGACAAGGGCACGGAGATTTTGCTGGAAGCGCCGACCTATCTCGCCGCGCTGCAAATCTTTCAGTTGTTCGGTGCTGATTGCCTGACCGTGCCGCAAGAGTCCGATGGCCCCAACCTCGCGCAATTGCGCGACCGTCTGGAGCAACATCGTCCGGCGTTCATCTATTTGATCCCGACCTTCCAGAACCCGTCAGCCGTGCGCTACAGCGAAGCCAAACGCGCAGCGGTCGCGGCGTTGCTCGATGAATTCGGCGTCACCCTGATCGAAGACGAACCCTACCGCGAACTGACTTTCGATGGCGGCAGCGCCAAACCGATTGCTGGTCGACTGAAAAAATCCAGCTGGATCTACACCGGTACCGTATCGAAAACCCTGCTGCCGGGTCTGCGCGTTGGCTATCTGATCGCCAGTCCCGATCTGTTTCCGCACTTGCTCAAACTCAAGCAATCGGCGGATCTGCACACCAATCGCATCGGTCAATGGCAGGCGTTGCAGTGGATCGGTAATGACAAGTATCAGCAGCATCTGAGCGAGTTGCGCGGCTTCTATCGACAGCGGCGGGATGCCTTCCAGGCGGCGCTGGAAACACATTTTTCTGATCTGGCGGATTGGAACACGCCACAGGGCGGGCTGTTTTTCTGGCTGACGTTGAAGCAGCCGCTGGACACGCGAACGTTGCTCAATGAGGCGTTGGCCAATGATGTGGCGTTTATGCCGGGGGAGCCGTTCTTTCCAGAACCGGATAACCATCATGGGCACTTGCGCTTGAATTTCAGCCACATTGATCCGTCGCGGCTGGATGAAGGATTGAAGCGATTGGCGGCGGTGGTGCGTCAGGCGCAGCTGGATAAGGCTGCCTGAAAACAAATAAACCGGCTCACAGGCCGGTTTATTTTTGACTGGGATTCGTGGTGACTGAGAGGGCCTCTTCGCGAGCAGGCTCGCTCCCACAGTGGAAATGCATTCCAATGGTGGGAAGGGGCCATCAGCCCCAATACAGAAACATCAGACCGCCGCGAAGCGCTTATCCAGATAATCAATGATCACCTTGGACTCATACATCCAGGTCGTCTGCCCGTTCTCTTCAATCCGCAGGCAAGGCACCTTGATCCGGCCGCCCTGATCCAGCAGGGCCTGACGATCCTGTTCATTGTTCTTCGCATCCTTCAGCGTCACCGGCACATTCAAACGACGCAAGGTGCGGCGGGTTTTCACGCAGAACGGGCAGGCGTGGAACTGATACAAGGTCAGGTCTTTTGCAGCTGCATCCACCTGAGCCTGAGCAGCGGCGGGGCGCTTTTTCTTGCCCGGACGGGTGATGAAGTCGATGAAGATAACCAGTTGGCCGAGGCCGACACGAAGCGCTTTGACGAACACGTTGAAGCCTCACGGTGCATATTGAGAAAGGCGCGCAGCTTACCCGATTTTTCACGGACGAAAAAAAACCGGCGATGAATGCCGGTTTTCTTCGTGCCGCAAATTACTTGATGAGGCTGAGGAATTCGCTGCGGGTCGCTGCGTTTTCACGGAACTCTCCGAGCATCACCGAGGTGATCATCGACGAATTCTGCTTCTCGACACCGCGCATCATCATGCACATGTGCTTGGCCTCGATCACCACGGCAACGCCCAGCGCGCCGGTGACTTGTTGCACTGCATCGGCGATCTGACGGCTGAGGTTTTCCTGAATCTGCAGACGGCGGGCGTACATGTCGACGATCCGCGCGACCTTCGACAGGCCCAGCACTTTGCCGCTCGGGATGTACGCAACGTGCGCCTTGCCGATGAACGGCAGCAGGTGGTGTTCGCACAACGAGTACAACTCGATGTCCTTGACCAGCACCATTTCGCTGTTGTCGGAGCTGAACAGGGCACCGTTGGTAACCTCTTCGAGCGTCTGTTCATAACCGCGGCAGAGGTACTGCATGGCTTTGGCGGCACGCTTTGGCGTGTCGAGCAGGCCCTCGCGGGACACGTCCTCGCCCAATTGGCCGAGAATCGCGGTGTAATTCTGTTCCAGTGTCACAGGGGCTGATTCCATAAGGGTTTCAGAGGG comes from Pseudomonas sp. RU47 and encodes:
- a CDS encoding LysE family translocator; protein product: MSLETWLLFSGAALVVILIPGPLSLLMISNSLNYGLRRSYPAFLGGVTASICLLSASALGLGALLLASEQLFSVLKIVGALYLFYLAWQSWQQSRQPAVGADVPQAAPVPRFRALFGRAFVLGASNPKDILFFAAFLPQFLSAEQPFLPQLLVMIVTWTLLDLLCKLAYGLGAHGAARYLRSGKGQSWFNRISAGLFGGAGAASLLSSH
- the folE gene encoding GTP cyclohydrolase I FolE, with product MTLEQNYTAILGQLGEDVSREGLLDTPKRAAKAMQYLCRGYEQTLEEVTNGALFSSDNSEMVLVKDIELYSLCEHHLLPFIGKAHVAYIPSGKVLGLSKVARIVDMYARRLQIQENLSRQIADAVQQVTGALGVAVVIEAKHMCMMMRGVEKQNSSMITSVMLGEFRENAATRSEFLSLIK
- a CDS encoding aminotransferase-like domain-containing protein → MAFSERVSRLKSSLIREILAAAQRPEVMSFAGGLPAEAMLPKVEWAEMPLSLGQYGMSEGEPALREALAAEARALGLECQASQVLVVSGSQQTLDLAAKLYIDKGTEILLEAPTYLAALQIFQLFGADCLTVPQESDGPNLAQLRDRLEQHRPAFIYLIPTFQNPSAVRYSEAKRAAVAALLDEFGVTLIEDEPYRELTFDGGSAKPIAGRLKKSSWIYTGTVSKTLLPGLRVGYLIASPDLFPHLLKLKQSADLHTNRIGQWQALQWIGNDKYQQHLSELRGFYRQRRDAFQAALETHFSDLADWNTPQGGLFFWLTLKQPLDTRTLLNEALANDVAFMPGEPFFPEPDNHHGHLRLNFSHIDPSRLDEGLKRLAAVVRQAQLDKAA
- a CDS encoding NCS2 family permease, whose protein sequence is MESRKSEASTLDLSPPLRSGLLERLFKLSLHGTTVKTELIAGLTTFITMAYIIFVNPNIMADAGIDHGAAFVATCIAAALGCLLMGLYANWPVGLAPGMGLNAFFTYTVVGTMGYNWETALGAVFVSGVLFMILTFSRIREWLLNSIPVSLRFAMGAGVGLFLGLIGLKTAGIVVDSPATLIKLGSLREPGPLLAAICFLMIAILSYHRVFGAILISIITVTLAGWGLGIVHYEGIMSTPPSLAPTFMAMNVAGVFNVSMISVVLAFLFVHMFDTAGTLMGVAQRANLVNADGRIENLSRAMKADSASSVFGAVVGVPPVTSYVESAAGVAAGGRTGLTAVTVGVLFIAAMFFAPLAGMIPAYATAGALIYVAMLMMGGMAHIEWDEATDAIPAIVTAIMMPLTFSVADGIALGFITYVALKAGTGKYKEISVSLWVLCAIFIAKFIFL
- a CDS encoding glutaredoxin family protein; amino-acid sequence: MFVKALRVGLGQLVIFIDFITRPGKKKRPAAAQAQVDAAAKDLTLYQFHACPFCVKTRRTLRRLNVPVTLKDAKNNEQDRQALLDQGGRIKVPCLRIEENGQTTWMYESKVIIDYLDKRFAAV
- a CDS encoding MarR family winged helix-turn-helix transcriptional regulator, whose product is MLDLKNPSSQQQAMEAFFFGYQAFTAKADEMLERRGLSRVHQRIVFFIARYPNLSVKELLALLGVSKQALNMPLRQLQEMHLVDSVASEADKRKRLLELTAEGAKFEQALRREQVKLLERVFAEAGEAAVNGWLAVNLALGNSQTHLD